A stretch of the Geovibrio thiophilus genome encodes the following:
- a CDS encoding sensor histidine kinase has protein sequence MSKKLAVWISILVTVVLVFSTGVYYSQSQKAVLFEIQKRAAELLRADKRTVSDFLGHIRSVTYGLYTNPVNSRFIFHGEGKERAEALFMDYCNNVREVQAIRLVDREGMIQVFMRECVNLSGEPDYEPIDIASKDFIEDAAALDKPEILFSKFERGFLPDAVSFCPSMIRTVVPYFAGGGHAGYLVVNYWGERLGEVVNRLNRDEGHSFIVEKNKINPERHGIFLFHKNKSYEFANQMQHEHRFQTVYGAEVFDEVVKGLDGIIRLKNGDFLGYTTVYPYEGTDISWKVCTVIDAKYAFRNLRALKTGFMLVLSLSVFLAVLTAFIFAERFLKPLGGLKAALENYGRGNLDYEIKEDYTDELGDIAAKVQEMAVSLRNHIKERETAQKRMELADRLSSLSILSAGVSHELSTPLNSILLAAGLIEKECGSTEEVRAVKTQAERCVGIIASMKRLVADGYDSCAKERLNLKEIVGETVRFMRAGGGVVIETVLEDAYIDGCRTLINQAFLNIAVNAVDAVFPSGKVVFRLFRSGGKVILEAEDNGSGIEPEKLEKIFDPFFTTKSPDKGTGLGLSITHRIITEHGGKISVRSEKGKGTAVRCEFNESSYS, from the coding sequence ATGAGCAAAAAACTTGCGGTATGGATCAGCATTCTTGTCACAGTGGTTCTTGTTTTTTCCACAGGTGTTTATTATTCTCAGTCGCAGAAGGCTGTCCTTTTTGAAATACAGAAACGCGCCGCCGAGCTTCTCCGGGCGGACAAACGGACGGTTTCCGATTTCCTCGGGCATATCCGCTCCGTAACCTACGGTCTTTATACCAACCCCGTTAACAGCCGCTTTATTTTCCACGGTGAAGGAAAGGAGCGTGCCGAAGCCCTTTTCATGGACTACTGCAATAATGTCCGTGAGGTTCAGGCTATACGTCTGGTTGACAGGGAAGGGATGATTCAGGTCTTTATGCGGGAGTGCGTGAATCTTTCCGGCGAGCCGGATTACGAGCCCATTGACATAGCATCCAAGGACTTCATAGAGGACGCCGCGGCTCTTGATAAACCGGAGATCCTTTTCAGCAAGTTTGAGCGGGGGTTTCTCCCCGATGCGGTGAGCTTCTGCCCGTCAATGATACGCACTGTCGTCCCTTATTTCGCGGGCGGCGGACATGCGGGCTATCTGGTGGTGAACTACTGGGGCGAGCGACTCGGCGAGGTGGTGAACAGGCTGAACCGTGATGAGGGGCATTCCTTCATAGTGGAGAAAAATAAAATTAACCCTGAGCGCCACGGAATTTTCCTTTTTCATAAAAACAAAAGCTACGAATTCGCAAACCAGATGCAGCATGAGCACCGCTTTCAGACTGTCTACGGTGCCGAAGTTTTTGATGAGGTGGTCAAGGGGCTGGACGGCATAATCCGCCTGAAAAACGGCGATTTCCTCGGCTACACCACTGTCTACCCCTATGAAGGCACTGATATTTCATGGAAAGTTTGTACTGTTATAGACGCCAAGTACGCCTTCCGCAATCTCCGCGCTCTTAAAACGGGATTCATGCTTGTCCTTTCCCTGTCAGTCTTTCTGGCTGTGCTCACTGCCTTTATATTTGCCGAAAGATTCCTGAAACCGCTTGGAGGACTGAAAGCGGCACTGGAAAACTACGGCAGGGGAAATCTGGATTACGAGATAAAAGAGGACTATACAGACGAACTGGGGGACATAGCCGCCAAGGTTCAGGAAATGGCGGTTTCCCTGCGGAATCATATAAAAGAGCGGGAAACGGCACAGAAAAGGATGGAGCTTGCAGACAGGCTTTCATCATTAAGCATACTCAGCGCCGGAGTTTCTCATGAGCTTTCAACACCGCTGAACTCAATCCTCCTCGCGGCGGGGCTGATAGAGAAGGAATGCGGCTCCACCGAAGAGGTGCGTGCGGTTAAGACACAGGCGGAAAGGTGTGTCGGAATCATCGCTTCCATGAAGCGCCTCGTGGCGGACGGTTATGACAGCTGCGCAAAGGAGCGGCTGAACCTTAAGGAAATAGTCGGCGAAACAGTGCGGTTCATGCGGGCAGGCGGCGGAGTCGTCATAGAAACCGTGCTTGAGGACGCATACATAGACGGCTGCCGGACACTGATAAATCAGGCGTTTCTTAATATCGCAGTTAATGCGGTGGATGCTGTTTTCCCATCCGGCAAAGTTGTGTTCAGGCTTTTCAGGAGTGGCGGAAAGGTTATTCTTGAGGCTGAGGACAACGGCAGCGGCATTGAGCCAGAAAAGCTTGAGAAGATATTCGATCCGTTCTTCACAACAAAGTCACCGGATAAGGGAACAGGTCTGGGGCTTTCCATTACCCACAGAATAATAACCGAGCACGGCGGCAAAATCAGCGTTAGAAGCGAAAAAGGGAAAGGAACTGCGGTAAGGTGTGAATTTAATGAAAGTAGTTATAGTTGA
- a CDS encoding cytochrome C: protein MKKLIIVCLMMLFCFGAAQAAEKSSCIACHGSKAEMEKLGYPQLYLDPAEVEKEVNMGEVACEDCHLGNSAEMTAEKAHEGMPRPFYAAVGKNHKYQAVGRDITNYDPIQPQGKVPFAYLMRKPDPEKAKAQGIAVLAQLFYHDHDPETMAYNPSVAEQTCGKCHENEVKQYNVSGMGQNRYQRGYKTFSDLKPGPQNCGAWFGDNHGEISGELAVEYPKAHSDASARNCNQCHASCNDCHYQGYKASNARHTFKKDPEPLSCYGNGKGTICHAGPMDRRRGAGYMRGAFAFPVNELPDDVHMANGVTCNDCHKMENHSYGHLSSESARESCKSCHEDIYLAALESEEHGNVDCTSCHIQAVGAYQFTFWGPGKQEGQVKALTKHKEYYGTRSQPTLVKHPERGVWIPMKPYPMAVLNIKEDVKKVNKLILREIEPATVKGNARLSEKDFSVERKPDEVNDMYIMNGTSKLKKNDRMLAWIQMDKMSHSIGKARDCDSCHSSHDQIATSWWTYDNMNDVKKTFNGSYTIKATKKGMFFTDWKNETPVTVDDRDVEDFMPFVNSGNVWDVKGIDFSIPFDEKKYAGARGDYNLLYAKLHRLELANKNDREKLEKVKLARKILPHNPKKAAEMISGL, encoded by the coding sequence ATGAAGAAACTTATAATTGTCTGTCTTATGATGCTTTTCTGTTTCGGCGCCGCGCAGGCCGCGGAAAAGTCATCCTGCATCGCCTGCCACGGAAGCAAGGCGGAGATGGAAAAACTCGGTTACCCTCAGCTTTATCTTGATCCGGCTGAGGTAGAGAAGGAAGTGAACATGGGCGAAGTCGCCTGTGAGGACTGCCACCTCGGTAACTCTGCGGAAATGACAGCTGAAAAGGCGCATGAAGGCATGCCACGCCCCTTTTACGCCGCTGTGGGCAAAAACCACAAGTATCAGGCGGTAGGCAGAGACATCACAAATTATGACCCCATTCAGCCGCAGGGGAAGGTTCCCTTCGCATACCTGATGAGAAAGCCTGACCCCGAAAAAGCGAAAGCTCAGGGGATTGCTGTTCTCGCACAGCTTTTTTATCATGATCACGATCCCGAAACCATGGCGTACAACCCTTCCGTTGCGGAACAAACCTGCGGAAAATGCCACGAGAACGAAGTTAAGCAGTACAATGTTTCCGGTATGGGGCAAAACAGATACCAGAGAGGATATAAAACATTCAGCGATCTGAAGCCCGGTCCTCAGAACTGCGGAGCATGGTTCGGCGACAACCACGGAGAAATAAGCGGCGAGCTTGCTGTGGAGTACCCCAAAGCGCACAGCGACGCATCCGCCAGAAACTGCAACCAGTGCCACGCAAGCTGTAACGACTGTCACTATCAGGGCTATAAGGCATCAAACGCCCGCCACACCTTCAAAAAAGATCCCGAACCCCTTTCATGCTACGGCAACGGCAAAGGCACAATCTGTCACGCCGGACCCATGGACAGGAGAAGAGGAGCAGGCTACATGAGAGGCGCCTTTGCGTTCCCCGTGAACGAGCTTCCCGATGATGTGCACATGGCAAACGGTGTAACCTGCAACGACTGCCACAAAATGGAAAACCACAGCTACGGTCATCTTAGTTCCGAGTCCGCCCGCGAATCCTGCAAAAGCTGCCATGAGGACATATATCTGGCTGCGCTTGAGAGTGAGGAACACGGCAACGTGGACTGCACATCCTGCCATATACAGGCTGTGGGGGCATATCAGTTCACCTTCTGGGGTCCCGGCAAGCAGGAGGGGCAGGTAAAGGCGCTCACCAAACATAAGGAATACTACGGCACAAGAAGCCAGCCCACGCTTGTGAAACACCCCGAAAGAGGCGTGTGGATACCTATGAAGCCTTATCCCATGGCGGTATTGAATATCAAAGAGGATGTGAAGAAGGTCAACAAGCTCATTCTCCGTGAGATAGAGCCTGCGACTGTCAAAGGCAATGCCAGACTCAGCGAAAAGGACTTTTCTGTCGAGAGGAAGCCGGATGAAGTGAACGATATGTACATCATGAACGGCACATCCAAGCTGAAAAAGAACGACAGGATGCTGGCGTGGATTCAGATGGACAAAATGAGCCACTCAATAGGCAAAGCGAGAGACTGCGACTCGTGCCATTCATCACATGACCAGATAGCCACCTCTTGGTGGACATACGACAACATGAATGATGTGAAGAAAACCTTTAACGGAAGCTACACCATTAAAGCCACCAAAAAAGGCATGTTTTTCACCGACTGGAAGAACGAAACACCTGTTACCGTTGATGACAGGGACGTTGAGGACTTTATGCCCTTCGTAAATTCGGGCAATGTGTGGGATGTCAAAGGGATAGACTTCTCTATTCCGTTCGATGAGAAAAAATACGCGGGAGCCAGAGGCGATTACAATCTTCTTTACGCCAAGCTCCACAGGCTTGAGCTTGCTAATAAGAACGACAGGGAGAAGCTGGAGAAGGTTAAGCTTGCCAGAAAGATCCTTCCGCACAACCCTAAGAAAGCCGCGGAGATGATCAGCGGGCTTTAG
- a CDS encoding sigma-54-dependent transcriptional regulator, translated as MKVVIVEDDRTLCGLLKKSLENEFNVTAFYEPAAALAHIKSSGADAVVSDVRMPGMTGFELLEALREEMPEVRLILMTGYGTVTESVNAIKSGAYDYILKPVDPEILIKKLEQIRILLDFGRQIAGSFAPVYKSRRFDDIMQLAARAAKADSGVLITGETGSGKEVIARFIHGVSSRRTAPFVAVNCGNMQEQLFESELFGYRKGAFTGADSNKRGLVSAAERGTLFLDEIGELPLPSQSKLLRFIETKTYYPLGSVEQKTANIRFIAATNRNPAEEAENGTFRKDLYYRLNVVEIKVPPLRDRREDIMPLAEYFLGRFRHINPKIEGFSADSVRFLENYSYPGNARELSNIIERAVILENGHIISPASLHMQGPAGSTNSRRLDDVIREHILAALTEAGGSKTKAAEILGIDASTIYRRLKEYGIG; from the coding sequence ATGAAAGTAGTTATAGTTGAGGACGACAGAACTCTCTGCGGTCTGCTGAAAAAAAGCCTTGAGAACGAGTTTAACGTTACGGCGTTCTACGAGCCCGCCGCAGCGCTGGCACATATAAAAAGCTCCGGCGCGGACGCTGTGGTGTCCGATGTGCGTATGCCGGGGATGACCGGTTTTGAGCTTCTGGAAGCTCTGCGTGAGGAGATGCCCGAGGTGCGCCTCATACTCATGACAGGCTACGGAACCGTCACAGAATCGGTAAATGCAATCAAAAGCGGTGCTTATGACTATATACTCAAGCCTGTTGATCCAGAGATTCTTATAAAAAAGCTGGAGCAGATACGTATACTGCTGGATTTCGGCAGGCAAATAGCCGGAAGTTTCGCTCCTGTCTATAAATCACGCAGGTTTGACGATATAATGCAGCTTGCTGCCCGAGCAGCCAAGGCGGACAGCGGTGTGCTCATCACGGGGGAGACGGGCAGCGGAAAGGAGGTCATAGCCCGCTTCATTCACGGCGTATCCTCACGGAGGACAGCGCCCTTCGTGGCTGTGAACTGCGGCAATATGCAGGAGCAGCTTTTTGAGAGCGAGCTTTTTGGCTACCGCAAAGGCGCGTTCACCGGAGCTGATTCCAACAAGCGGGGACTTGTATCCGCGGCGGAGCGGGGAACACTCTTTCTGGATGAGATAGGCGAGCTTCCCCTTCCTTCTCAGTCAAAGCTTCTGCGCTTCATAGAGACAAAAACCTACTATCCTCTGGGCTCCGTGGAGCAGAAAACGGCAAATATACGCTTCATCGCCGCCACAAACCGCAATCCGGCAGAAGAAGCAGAAAACGGCACATTCCGCAAGGATTTGTATTATCGGCTGAACGTGGTGGAGATTAAGGTTCCGCCGCTTAGGGATAGAAGAGAGGATATAATGCCGCTGGCGGAGTATTTTCTCGGCAGGTTCCGCCACATAAACCCGAAGATAGAGGGCTTCTCGGCAGATTCCGTGAGGTTTCTGGAAAATTATTCATATCCGGGCAATGCCCGCGAACTCTCTAACATCATAGAACGGGCGGTGATACTGGAAAACGGGCATATAATATCCCCTGCGTCACTTCATATGCAGGGTCCGGCAGGGAGTACAAACTCCAGAAGGCTTGATGACGTTATTCGGGAACATATCTTAGCCGCTCTGACCGAAGCCGGAGGCAGCAAGACAAAAGCCGCCGAAATTCTCGGCATAGACGCTTCCACCATATACCGCAGACTCAAGGAATACGGCATCGGATAG
- a CDS encoding ferritin family protein, with protein MNLELLQALKTAHDAEVEGMRSYLNFAKQTQVAGGKNILIQLAMDEIDHMELINRFMERMLKGEVYQTVDVPKARLDKFMPKVADASLQKLDKACVGDLDALKIALAHEEKARLFYIEQAQKTDNLQAKKLFSDLAAVEQKHYDILQAEIQFIQQDGFWFDMMEFSLEK; from the coding sequence ACTACTTCAGGCACTAAAGACGGCACACGACGCAGAGGTGGAGGGGATGAGGTCCTACCTCAACTTCGCCAAACAAACACAGGTTGCAGGCGGCAAAAACATCCTTATTCAGCTTGCCATGGACGAAATTGACCATATGGAGCTCATCAACAGGTTTATGGAACGCATGCTGAAAGGCGAAGTCTACCAGACGGTGGATGTGCCGAAGGCAAGGCTGGACAAGTTTATGCCCAAGGTTGCGGACGCAAGCCTCCAGAAGCTGGACAAAGCCTGTGTGGGCGATCTGGACGCATTGAAAATTGCCCTTGCACATGAGGAAAAGGCGCGTCTCTTTTATATTGAACAGGCTCAGAAAACGGACAACCTTCAGGCGAAAAAGCTGTTCAGTGATCTCGCCGCTGTTGAGCAGAAGCATTATGACATTCTTCAGGCAGAAATTCAGTTCATTCAGCAGGACGGATTCTGGTTTGACATGATGGAGTTTTCTCTGGAAAAATAA